The following are from one region of the Candidatus Deferrimicrobium borealis genome:
- a CDS encoding ComEC/Rec2 family competence protein translates to MDLAVIGPMDHPFSGQGPLYLLLLAFLAGFTLGLAAGPAGIAVSGILLLAALGLASLRFREIPLACAVAALCGSLTAGRVPLVAPENALSYIDNEAILDGVIDGVRVTDSGWAAVARGSVLSLPGGTKSIRPGTVLLYIRNPDLSVSFPARVRAAGRLHPVRGMGNPGEIPREWAAMAQGAQYAFSADAAKVVFLPNAAGADRWRDPFPRARRETAEWVKRVAGTTNGSLYLLSLATGEVPPYSHPLVTLLRRTGLAHFLAISGVNVAIFHIATVFLLRGAMWAIRRRHGTPDLNLLPALLALPASWAYVFLAGAPTPAVRSAGMITIAVLLWRRSGVRAPGIAWTGMLLLTLAAKPTEIVSPSFLLSYGATFFLIANYAGSPEVGEAGWRPRATWWVKEAVAAATVAFLGTLPVSAAFFQAVPSGAILWNVLFGPILGTAGVAGAAVAVVGGVFGVDPLAPVVRGVADGLTLALKLLDRLSGSGAGCFPVPPSGIAWPAVSMAAAVTGTVVLLRRGRRPWPATVLSAAIFLCGIHAPYAALPRRDFSLTALNVGKGASHVVSFPGGAHMLIDCGSALRGNAGARAVLPFLRDQGIRRIDVLALTHPHEDHYGGAAAVLAALPVREIWIPEGIPREAFGSAVASWTGPLRTVRAQVRERFGGAEVVVRGPANPRGAGEANDRGMVLEIRFGILSMWLPGDVEGGASAWGRSPTGEGERRVLFLPHHGSPGADPAGWIAFCGPDAVVAQNSRCFTSGNLIRSPERFMLENGAFTVRSDGREVSFAQPAHGRIWRCLWRLM, encoded by the coding sequence ATGGATCTTGCCGTTATCGGCCCCATGGACCATCCATTCAGCGGGCAGGGGCCGTTGTACCTGCTCCTCCTCGCGTTCCTCGCCGGGTTCACCCTCGGGCTGGCCGCCGGGCCTGCGGGAATCGCCGTCTCCGGGATTCTTCTCCTGGCGGCCCTCGGCCTCGCCTCCCTCCGTTTCCGCGAGATACCGCTGGCGTGCGCCGTCGCCGCGTTGTGCGGCTCCCTGACCGCGGGGAGGGTTCCCCTCGTCGCCCCGGAGAACGCTCTTTCCTACATCGACAACGAGGCGATTCTCGATGGGGTGATCGATGGGGTCCGCGTCACCGATTCCGGATGGGCCGCCGTCGCGCGCGGTTCGGTACTCTCCCTGCCGGGGGGTACGAAATCGATCCGACCGGGAACCGTTCTCCTGTACATCCGGAATCCGGACCTTTCCGTTTCGTTCCCGGCACGCGTTCGCGCCGCCGGCCGCCTGCACCCCGTTCGCGGGATGGGAAATCCCGGCGAGATCCCGCGGGAGTGGGCGGCGATGGCGCAGGGGGCGCAATACGCATTTTCCGCCGACGCCGCGAAGGTCGTCTTCCTCCCGAATGCGGCGGGAGCGGACCGATGGAGGGATCCCTTCCCGCGCGCGCGTCGGGAAACGGCGGAGTGGGTCAAGCGGGTCGCCGGGACCACGAACGGCTCCCTGTACCTGCTTTCGCTGGCGACCGGCGAGGTTCCGCCGTACTCCCACCCGCTGGTTACGCTGCTGCGCCGGACCGGCCTCGCTCACTTCCTCGCCATATCGGGGGTCAACGTGGCGATCTTCCATATCGCAACCGTCTTCCTCCTGCGGGGGGCGATGTGGGCGATCCGGAGGAGGCACGGAACCCCCGACCTGAACCTTCTGCCGGCGCTCCTCGCGCTGCCGGCGTCCTGGGCCTACGTCTTCCTGGCCGGGGCCCCTACACCGGCCGTCCGCTCGGCCGGCATGATCACGATCGCGGTCCTCCTGTGGCGTCGGTCGGGCGTCCGCGCTCCCGGGATCGCCTGGACCGGGATGCTTCTCCTCACGCTCGCGGCAAAGCCGACGGAGATCGTTTCCCCCTCCTTCCTCCTGTCCTACGGGGCGACCTTTTTCCTCATCGCGAATTACGCCGGTTCGCCGGAGGTGGGGGAAGCAGGATGGCGACCGCGAGCGACCTGGTGGGTGAAGGAGGCGGTGGCCGCCGCGACCGTCGCATTCCTTGGGACGCTGCCGGTGTCCGCCGCCTTTTTCCAGGCGGTCCCCTCCGGGGCGATCTTGTGGAACGTCCTGTTCGGGCCGATCCTGGGGACGGCGGGAGTGGCCGGGGCGGCCGTCGCGGTGGTCGGCGGGGTGTTCGGCGTCGATCCGCTCGCCCCGGTGGTCCGCGGCGTCGCGGACGGACTGACGCTCGCACTGAAGCTGCTGGATCGGCTGTCCGGGTCCGGCGCGGGGTGCTTCCCCGTCCCTCCGTCGGGCATCGCGTGGCCGGCGGTTTCGATGGCCGCCGCCGTGACGGGGACGGTCGTGCTCCTTCGACGCGGCAGGAGGCCGTGGCCCGCGACCGTCCTGTCCGCGGCGATCTTCCTCTGCGGGATCCACGCCCCTTATGCCGCTCTCCCCCGGCGGGATTTTTCCCTCACGGCGTTGAACGTGGGAAAAGGCGCGTCCCACGTCGTATCGTTTCCCGGAGGCGCGCATATGCTGATCGACTGCGGGAGCGCCCTCCGCGGGAACGCGGGAGCGCGCGCGGTTCTCCCGTTCCTGCGGGACCAGGGAATCCGCCGGATCGACGTCCTCGCGCTGACCCACCCTCACGAGGACCATTACGGGGGCGCCGCGGCGGTCCTTGCCGCGCTGCCGGTCCGCGAGATCTGGATCCCGGAAGGGATCCCGCGGGAGGCGTTCGGGTCCGCCGTCGCCTCCTGGACCGGGCCGCTGCGGACCGTTCGCGCGCAGGTACGGGAACGGTTCGGCGGGGCCGAAGTCGTTGTGCGGGGTCCCGCGAATCCGCGGGGGGCGGGGGAAGCGAATGATCGGGGGATGGTTCTCGAGATCCGATTTGGTATCCTGTCGATGTGGTTGCCGGGGGATGTGGAAGGGGGGGCTTCCGCCTGGGGACGGTCTCCGACGGGAGAGGGGGAACGGAGGGTTCTGTTCCTGCCCCACCACGGGTCCCCGGGGGCGGACCCGGCGGGATGGATCGCGTTCTGCGGACCGGACGCCGTGGTCGCGCAAAATAGCCGTTGTTTCACTTCGGGGAATCTGATACGGTCGCCTGAGCGTTTCATGTTGGAAAACGGAGCGTTTACGGTCCGTTCCGATGGCAGGGAGGTATCGTTTGCGCAGCCAGCGCACGGCAGGATATGGAGATGTCTTTGGCGGCTGATGTGA